A single Triticum dicoccoides isolate Atlit2015 ecotype Zavitan chromosome 2A, WEW_v2.0, whole genome shotgun sequence DNA region contains:
- the LOC119352180 gene encoding pto-interacting protein 1-like, with protein sequence MAVTTVATAGQLALYVHGLVTKITKAAETVKQNKLECEHLARRVSVIGKLLPRLQLQDPEVAQPLAGLGDTLQEAHDLIVTCQKWSASRRFLYAGVQAEKFREVNGRIDSHLILIPLLSHISISRRLDQIIPTTPTPTTTSLLLPIAATASDTVPSLELQEFTSAEITIMTGSFHHVLSEDSSMTVYKGRLHDGLEVAVKCLKNYGRQRHEQEGAFVAELEILPRLRHDHIVGLVGWCAEDDDRMFVYQHQHTSNGTLREHLTLGGGRGSASASPVTSSWKVRVQALLGASRAIDHLHRVCTPQIIHRNVSSSSILLDETWAARVSGFGAAVLQAATKGELHGQLVGEVVGHFGYVDPEYRRTHRVTPASDVYSFGVVMLEVLTGRPPSWEEAQTLVGFAVPFIEGGNLGPLLDRRPSPEPTPGQLQALELVAYTAARCLWRQDRPAMSDVVTNLDMALGLIERDGSKPYTIGSERATKTAFAEIKVEESVESDEDSWSWGEYQMVPSLTCMPV encoded by the exons ATGGCGGTCACCACGGTGGCGACGGCGGGCCAGCTGGCATTGTACGTGCACGGGCTCGTCACGAAGATCACCAAGGCGGCGGAGACAGTGAAACAGAACAAGCTAGAGTGCGAGCACCTCGCGCGGCGCGTGTCGGTGATCGGCAAGCTGCTGCCTCGCCTGCAGCTGCAGGACCCGGaggtggcgcagccgctggccgggcTGGGCGACACGCTCCAGGAGGCGCATGATCTCATCGTCACTTGCCAGAAATGGAGCGCGAGCAGGAGATTCTTGTACGCCGGCGTCCAGGCCGAGAAGTTCAGGGAAGTCAACGGCAGGATCGACTCCCACCTCATCCTCATCCCCTTGCTCAGCCACATCTCCATTAGCCGCCGCCTCGACCAGATCATTCCAACTACTCCTACTCCTACCACCACCAGCCTTCTTCTACCTATAGCTGCAACTGCATCTGACACGGTGCCGTCGCTGGAGCTGCAG GAGTTCACGTCAGCCGAGATCACCATCATGACCGGAAGCTTCCACCATGTGCTCAGTGAGGACAGCTCCATGACGGTGTACAAGGGCCGTCTTCACGATGGCCTGGAGGTGGCAGTCAAGTGCCTGAAGAACTACGGGCGACAACGGCACGAACAAGAGGGTGCGTTCGTGGCGGAGCTCGAGATCCTCCCCCGCCTCCGTCACGACCACATCGTGGGCCTCGTGGGCTGGTGCGCGGAGGACGACGATCGCATGTTCGTGTACCAGCACCAGCACACAAGCAACGGCACGCTCAGGGAGCACCTGACGCTGGGCGGAGGCCGCGGTTCTGCCTCTGCGTCGCCGGTGACCTCGTCATGGAAGGTGCGTGTCCAGGCACTGCTGGGCGCGTCCAGAGCCATCGACCACCTGCACCGCGTGTGCACCCCGCAGATCATCCACCGCAACGTCAGCTCGTCCAGCATCCTTCTGGACGAGACCTGGGCGGCCCGCGTGTCCGGCTTCGGCGCCGCTGTTTTGCAAGCGGCGACGAAGGGCGAGCTACATGGTCAGCTCGTCGGGGAGGTCGTCGGCCACTTTGGGTATGTCGACCCGGAGTACCGCCGCACGCACCGTGTGACTCCGGCGAGCGACGTGTACAGcttcggcgtggtgatgctggaggTGCTGACGGGGAGGCCGCCTAGCTGGGAGGAGGCACAGACCTTGGTTGGATTTGCTGTCCCGTTCATCGAGGGTGGGAACCTGGGGCCTTTGCTGGACAGACGCCCATCGCCGGAGCCGACGCCGGGGCAGTTGCAGGCGCTGGAGCTTGTGGCGTACACGGCCGCACGCTGTTTGTGGCGCCAGGACCGGCCAGCCATGTCAGACGTGGTGACCAACCTCGATATGGCGCTCGGGCTCATAGAGCGTGATGGCTCTAAGCCGTACACTATTGGATCCGAGAGGGCTACCAAAACTGCCTTCGCCGAGATCAAAGTCGAAGAGTCTGTAGAATCAGACGAGGACTCTTGGTCTTGGGGAGAATACCAGATGGTACCATCACTTACATGCATGCCCGTATGA
- the LOC119356813 gene encoding putative serine/threonine-protein kinase-like protein CCR3, translating into MAATAASLAGLATVAQLALYVHGLVTKITGAAETARQNKLECKNLASRVSVIGDLLLQLQDPAVAQPLAGLGHTLQEAHDLVVACQRWSARRKFLYADDQAERFREVNRRIDSHLILIPLLSHISITRRLDQVCPPNPTSVLLPVAPTMVVGSASAQLQEPAMVQYAAVEFASAEIAVLTGNFGHVLSEDGSATVYKGRLHHGLEVAVKNLKNHGQQRHEQEGAFVAELETLCHLRHDHVVPLVGWCAEDDDRMFVYQYQHTSNGTLRDHLQGGGFASPVTSSWKARVMALLGASRAIDHLHRVATPRIIHRNVSSSSILLDESWAARVSGFGAAVLQEPTADGQLVGEVAGTLGYIDPEYHRTRRVSPASDVYSFGVVMLELLTGRPPSWESKDPNTLAGFAAPIIERGDLGSVLDRRPSPAPTPGQMEALKLVAYTAARCLWPQPQDRPAMSNVVTNLEAALGLIDSDEPKQSY; encoded by the exons ATGGCGGCCACGGCGGCGAGTCTGGCGGGTTTGGCGACGGTGGCCCAGCTGGCTTTGTACGTCCACGGGCTGGTCACGAAGATCACCGGGGCGGCGGAGACTGCCCGGCAGAACAAGCTGGAGTGCAAGAATCTCGCGAGCCGCGTATCCGTGATCGGCGACCTGCTGCTGCAGCTGCAGGACCCGGcggtggcgcagccgctggccgggcTGGGCCACACGCTCCAGGAGGCGCACGATCTCGTCGTCGCTTGCCAGAGGTGGAGCGCGCGCCGGAAGTTCTTGTACGCCGACGACCAGGCCGAGAGGTTCAGGGAAGTCAACCGCAGGATCGACTCCCACCTCATCCTCATCCCCTTGCTCAGCCATATCTCCATTACCCGCCGCCTCGACCAGGTCTGTCCTCCGAATCCCACCAGCGTTCTTCTACCAGTAGCGCCAACAATGGTTGTTGGATCTGCTTCTGCGCAGCTGCAG GAGCCTGCGATGGTCCAGTATGCAGCTGTGGAGTTCGCGTCGGCGGAGATCGCGGTCTTGACCGGAAACTTCGGCCATGTGCTCAGCGAGGACGGCTCCGCAACGGTGTACAAGGGTCGTCTTCACCACGGCCTGGAGGTGGCGGTGAAGAACCTGAAGAATCACGGGCAGCAACGCCACGAACAAGAGGGTGCGTTCGTGGCGGAGCTCGAGACCCTCTGCCACCTCCGTCACGACCACGTCGTGCCCCTCGTGGGCTGGTGCGCGGAGGACGACGATCGCATGTTCGTCTACCAGTACCAGCACACGAGCAACGGCACGCTCAGGGACCACCTGCAGGGCGGCGGCTTTGCGTCGCCGGTGACGTCGTCCTGGAAGGCGCGTGTCATGGCGCTGCTGGGCGCGTCCAGGGCCATCGACCACCTGCACCGCGTGGCCACTCCGCGGATCATCCACCGCAACGTCAGCTCGTCCAGCATCCTTCTGGACGAGAGCTGGGCGGCCCGCGTGTCCGGCTTCGGCGCGGCGGTTTTGCAAGAGCCGACGGCCGACGGCCAGCTCGTCGGGGAGGTTGCCGGTACGTTGGGGTACATCGACCCGGAGTACCACCGCACGCGGCGTGTGAGTCCGGCGAGCGACGTGTACAGCTTCGGCGTCGTCATGCTGGAGTTGCTGACCGGTAGGCCGCCTAGCTGGGAGAGTAAGGACCCGAACACCTTGGCTGGCTTTGCTGCCCCGATCATCGAGAGGGGGGACCTGGGGTCTGTGCTGGACCGGCGCCCGTCGCCGGCGCCGACCCCGGGGCAGATGGAGGCGCTGAAGCTCGTGGCCTACACGGCAGCACGCTGTCTGTGGCCACAGCCACAGGACCGCCCCGCCATGTCAAACGTGGTGACCAACCTCGAGGCGGCGCTCGGGCTCATAGACAGCGATGAGCCTAAGCAAAGCTATTAG